From Candoia aspera isolate rCanAsp1 chromosome 4, rCanAsp1.hap2, whole genome shotgun sequence, a single genomic window includes:
- the LOC134496277 gene encoding uncharacterized protein LOC134496277, with amino-acid sequence MDLSDALGLRLFTRLASPSEPSPSRHEERAPEEEEEEEEEKEERARPLPPRPPSAADSPRRETQRRCEMQVKQLYWTCCCWLGIYLWLLAGEGGCVRAKLCRIPQCGRSTNAGLWPSRHQCHSSHCLSRSNRSSHAFIQPTITGQEQPSSKQQQQQSSMGSSLGLLALTSRGAEEMCSGGRDCTSRAPNGTMRDCRGIECRLPMRIRQKPRPASQAIPCPPNQGEGCLEPALVRGTEKAAQFIGEELAHTASELGGAALGVQLICDVKPGDNEVPSEDALVLQLQLTKGQEKFVETLKSQQAVIVDLQQKLAEQQNALVTQQREIIVQQRKMYEQMDLIKVQYGMLFDTVKQMSFRSLQEDIQHYFEANLQGLQKEVINHLQKSYSVHKVNVDAKVIDIGEPLMECGLCESDEFCNFQKTPSQCEKCTLCPAGFFQLSECSSNADRICQDRDECNESPSICGERIKCLNTPGGFRCLGIAEKEAALGLCGEEYFFNEELQECQACLTCADGAVVSPCALVSDTVCSTASETMLSETWAADIVLPSAKSGSSQVYPGFKLKLKEKQGCDIGTVEEGSLVFKDHGLMWADFNFAVKHNCRNFLHLSLKFKDSEEGYELSGVRIEQPEGRLFQSASVSSAAEVEPSQTLSIFLKSPNQFCNQSEDLNVYDLQTPLSLFWLSHDTGAVAMTAQTTTATHYQTNYQPTFKFVSVSDSYMLTLSHDGRAIKFTETGVVKFVFHQALYSMGHTCIREGFTMIAYLNKNGTNAELTTVYKSGVNYRDTSISVSGATEVSAGDLISFEILSPAQCSVRYFGDSSGISTFSLIWVPSTISTALSATVSVTRLPTGAVRNKVLDFIQVSTNEKQVYLISTGQLAQKYFVFTERGIASIVFTLKLIHSCNMLRITLNQCISDHAPLDIIAQQIGGQVPEGSIWTSVSLRSSFKVHNGTMVSISLDCVRGRINHIAHKHGTSLSILWISS; translated from the exons ATGGATCTTTCAGATGCCCTGGGTCTGAGACTTTTCACGCGCTTGGCCTCCCCTTCCGAGCCAAGCCCTTCTCGCCACGAGGAACG GgccccggaggaggaggaggaggaggaggaggaaaaagaagaaagggctCGTCCGCTGCCCCCGAGGCCCCCCTCCGCCGCCGATTCACCTCGTCGAGAAACCCAGAGACG ATGTGAGATGCAGGTGAAGCAGCTGTATTGGACTTGCTGCTGTTGGCTTGGAATCTACCTGTGGCTTCTAGCTGGAGAAGGAGGATGTGTCCGTGCAAAACTCTGCAGAATTCCCCAGTGTGGCAGGAGTACCAATGCTGGACTTTGGCCCAGCAGACACCAGTGTCACAGTTCTCACTGCCTCAGCAGGTCAAATCGCTCATCTCATGCCTTCATTCAGCCTACCATAACTGGGCAAGAGCAGCCATCCAgcaagcaacagcagcagcaatcttCTATGGGGAGCAGCCTGGGGCTCTTAGCCCTGACCAGCAGGGGTGCCGAGGAGATGTGTTCTGGAGGAAGGGACTGTACCAGCAGAGCTCCCAATGGCACCATGCGGGACTGCAGAGGCATTGAGTGTAGGCTACCCATGCGCATTCGCCAGAAGCCCAGGCCTGCTAGCCAAGCCATCCCATGCCCCCCAAACCAAGGGGAAGGTTGCCTTGAGCCTGCCCTGGTCAGAGGAACTGAGAAGGCAGCACAGTTCATTGGGGAAGAGCTTGCCCACACGGCTTCGGAACTTGGTGGTGCTGCTCTGGGTGTTCAGCTCATCTGCGATGTTAAACCAG GAGATAATGAAGTCCCATCTGAGGATGCACTTGTACTCCAACTACAGCTTACCAAAGGCCAAGAAAAGTTTGTCGAAACATTAAAAAGTCAGCAAGCGGTCATTGTGGATTTACAGCAAAAACTTGCCGAGCAGCAGAATGCGCTGGTCACCCAGCAGCGAGAAATTATTGTGCAACAAAGGaaaatgtatgaacaaatggaCCTGATCAAGGTTCAGTATGGTATGCTTTTTGACACAGTGAAGCAAATGTCATTTAGGAGTTTGCAAGAGGACATCCAGCATTACTTTGAGGCTAATCTTCAAGGCCTGCAGAAGGAAGTCATAAATCATCTCCAGAAGTCCTATTCTGTGCATAAAGTAAATGTGGATGCAAAAGTGATTGATATTGGAGAACCTTTAATGGAATGTGGCCTTTGTGAAAGTGATGAATTTTGCAATTTCCAGAAGACACCATCACAATGTGAAAAATGCACCTTGTGTCCTGCTGGCTTTTTTCAGCTATCGGAATGTTCTTCAAATGCTGATCGAATATGCCAG GATAGAGATGAATGTAATGAATCACCAAGTATCTGTGGGGAAAGGATAAAATGCCTGAACACACCAG GGGGATTCCGCTGTCTTGGAATTGCAGAAAAAGAGGCTGCTTTGGGACTGTGCGGAGAGGAATATTTCTTCAACGAAGAGCTGCAGGAGTGCCAGGCCTGCCTGACGTGTGCTGATGGAGCAGTGGTTTCGCCTTGTGCCCTTGTGAGCGACACAGTTTGTTCAACAGCCAGTGAAACCATGCTGTCTGAGACATGGGCTGCAGACATTGTTTTACCCTCGGCAAAGTCTGGCTCATCTCAGGTCTACCCTGGGTTTAAACTGAAGTTaaaggaaaaacaaggatgtgaTATTGGAACTGTTGAAGAGGGCAGCTTGGTGTTCAAAGACCATGGCTTAATGTGGGCTGATTTCAACTTTGCTGTGAAACATAACTGCAGAAATTTCCTCCATCTTTCCTTAAAGTTCAAGGACAGTGAGGAAGGCTATGAACTCAGTGGAGTCCGCATTGAACAGCCAGAGGGCAGACTTTTCCAGAGTGCCAGTGTAAGTAGTGCTGCAGAGGTAGAGCCGAGCCAAACCCTTTCAATATTTTTGAAGAGCCCTAATCAATTCTGCAACCAAAGTGAAGATTTGAACGTTTACGATCTCCAGACCCCTCTCAGCTTGTTTTGGTTATCTCATGATACAGGAGCAGTAGCCATGACTGCACAAACAACCACCGCAACGCACTACCAAACAAATTATCAGCCCACCTTTaagtttgtttctgtttctgactCTTATATGTTAACCTTATCTCATGATGGTAGAGCCATCAAGTTTACTGAAACGGGGGTTGTGAAGTTTGTTTTCCACCAAGCCCTATATTCCATGGGTCACACTTGCATTCGTGAAGGATTCACCATGATTGCTTATCTGAACAAAAATGGAACCAATGCAGAACTGACGACTGTTTATAAATCTGGTGTCAATTACAGAGATACTTCAATCTCTGTTTCTGGGGCCACTGAAGTCAGTGCTGGGGATCTAATTAGCTTTGAGATCCTTTCTCCTGCACAATGCAGTGTTCGTTATTTTGGAGACAGCTCTGGAATTAGTACATTCAGCCTCATCTGGGTTCCATCTACTATTTCCACTGCTCTTTCAGCCACAGTCTCTGTAACAAGACTGCCCACAGGAGCTGTCAGAAACAAAGTCTTGGATTTTATTCAAGTCTCAACCAATGAGAAACAGGTCTATCTAATATCTACTGGACAACTTGCCcagaaatattttgtatttacaGAAAGAGGAATTGCTAGTATTGTGTTTactttaaaattaattcattcatGTAATATGCTTCGGATAACTTTAAATCAATGCATCAGTGATCATGCACCACTTGACATAATTGCTCAACAAATTGGAGGCCAAGTACCTGAAGGTAGCATCTGGACCAGTGTTAGTCTTCGTTCCTCTTTCAAGGTCCACAATGGGACCATGGTATCGATATCTCTAGACTGTGTGCGTGGCAGAATCAACCACATTGCTCATAAACATGGAACCAGCTTATCTATCTTATGGATATCTTCATAG